One window of the Rosa rugosa chromosome 3, drRosRugo1.1, whole genome shotgun sequence genome contains the following:
- the LOC133739723 gene encoding beta carbonic anhydrase 5, chloroplastic isoform X3, giving the protein MAILAPTSSLSKDSYSFSLHIQSSTIFGSKLKSGEFQQTRFRLFSNSNYPGLTIKASRDSLGLTQELKSNKLERVVETEDGSDLFEDMKHRFLSFKKHKYLENLEHYQNLAKAQAPKFLVIGCADSRVCPSTILGFQPGEAFMVRNIANLVPPFESGPSETNAALEFSVNSLEVKNILVVGHSCCGGIRALMSMNDEVDKSSFIQSWVVNGKDARLWTKAAASKLSFDQQCKHCEKESVNRSLLNLLTYPWIEEKVKKGILSVHGGYYDFVDCTFEKWTLDYKEDNLKEKNGRISVKSHLLWS; this is encoded by the exons atggCAATTCTGGCCCCGACCTCCTCCCTTTCAAAAGACTCGTACTCATTCTCGTTACATATTCAATCATCCACA ATCTTTGGTTCTAAGCTCAAATCAGGGGAATTTCAGCAGACCCGTTTCAGGTTATTCAGTAATTCCAA TTATCCAGGTTTGACCATAAAGGCTTCCAGAGACTCCTTAGGGCTGACTCAAGAACTTAAGAGCAACAAACTGGAGAGAGTAGTGGAAACTGAAGATGGGAGCGATTTGTTTGAAGATATGAAACATCGGTTTCTTAGCTTCAAAAAGCATAAATATCT GGAAAACTTGGAACACTATCAAAATCTTGCAAAGGCTCAAGCACCAAAG TTCTTGGTGATTGGTTGTGCAGACTCTAGGGTCTGTCCCTCAACCATTCTGGGATTCCAGCCAGGAGAAGCATTTATGGTGCGCAACATTGCAAATTTGGTACCCCCATTTGAG agTGGACCCTCAGAAACAAATGCTGCACTAGAATTTTCTGTAAATTCTCTTGAA GTCAAAAACATATTGGTTGTTGGTCACAGCTGTTGTGGAGGCATTCGTGCTCTTATGAGTATGAATGATGAAGTAGACAAAAG TAGCTTTATCCAAAGTTGGGTTGTCAATGGGAAGGATGCAAGGTTGTGGACAAAGGCTGCTGCCTCCAAGCTCAGCTTTGACCAGCAATGCAAACACTGTGAGAAG GAATCAGTCAACCGTTCGTTGTTAAACCTACTCACTTACCCTTGGATAGAAGAAAAGGTGAAGAAAGGCATTCTTTCTGTACATGGTGgttattatgattttgttgaCTGTACATTTGAGAAATGGACACTCGATTACAAGGAAGACAATTTGAAAGAGAAAAATGGCAGAATCTCAGTTAAAAGTCATTTACTTTGGAGCTGA
- the LOC133739723 gene encoding beta carbonic anhydrase 5, chloroplastic isoform X1 yields the protein MAILAPTSSLSKDSYSFSLHIQSSTIFGSKLKSGEFQQTRFRLFSNSNSYPGLTIKASRDSLGLTQELKSNKLERVVETEDGSDLFEDMKHRFLSFKKHKYLENLEHYQNLAKAQAPKFLVIGCADSRVCPSTILGFQPGEAFMVRNIANLVPPFESGPSETNAALEFSVNSLEVKNILVVGHSCCGGIRALMSMNDEVDKSSFIQSWVVNGKDARLWTKAAASKLSFDQQCKHCEKESVNRSLLNLLTYPWIEEKVKKGILSVHGGYYDFVDCTFEKWTLDYKEDNLKEKNGRISVKSHLLWS from the exons atggCAATTCTGGCCCCGACCTCCTCCCTTTCAAAAGACTCGTACTCATTCTCGTTACATATTCAATCATCCACA ATCTTTGGTTCTAAGCTCAAATCAGGGGAATTTCAGCAGACCCGTTTCAGGTTATTCAGTAATTCCAA CAGTTATCCAGGTTTGACCATAAAGGCTTCCAGAGACTCCTTAGGGCTGACTCAAGAACTTAAGAGCAACAAACTGGAGAGAGTAGTGGAAACTGAAGATGGGAGCGATTTGTTTGAAGATATGAAACATCGGTTTCTTAGCTTCAAAAAGCATAAATATCT GGAAAACTTGGAACACTATCAAAATCTTGCAAAGGCTCAAGCACCAAAG TTCTTGGTGATTGGTTGTGCAGACTCTAGGGTCTGTCCCTCAACCATTCTGGGATTCCAGCCAGGAGAAGCATTTATGGTGCGCAACATTGCAAATTTGGTACCCCCATTTGAG agTGGACCCTCAGAAACAAATGCTGCACTAGAATTTTCTGTAAATTCTCTTGAA GTCAAAAACATATTGGTTGTTGGTCACAGCTGTTGTGGAGGCATTCGTGCTCTTATGAGTATGAATGATGAAGTAGACAAAAG TAGCTTTATCCAAAGTTGGGTTGTCAATGGGAAGGATGCAAGGTTGTGGACAAAGGCTGCTGCCTCCAAGCTCAGCTTTGACCAGCAATGCAAACACTGTGAGAAG GAATCAGTCAACCGTTCGTTGTTAAACCTACTCACTTACCCTTGGATAGAAGAAAAGGTGAAGAAAGGCATTCTTTCTGTACATGGTGgttattatgattttgttgaCTGTACATTTGAGAAATGGACACTCGATTACAAGGAAGACAATTTGAAAGAGAAAAATGGCAGAATCTCAGTTAAAAGTCATTTACTTTGGAGCTGA
- the LOC133739723 gene encoding beta carbonic anhydrase 5, chloroplastic isoform X2, with product MAILAPTSSLSKDSYSFSLHIQSSTIFGSKLKSGEFQQTRFRLFSNSNSYPGLTIKASRDSLGLTQELKSNKLERVVETEDGSDLFEDMKHRFLSFKKHKYLENLEHYQNLAKAQAPKFLVIGCADSRVCPSTILGFQPGEAFMVRNIANLVPPFESGPSETNAALEFSVNSLEVKNILVVGHSCCGGIRALMSMNDEVDKSFIQSWVVNGKDARLWTKAAASKLSFDQQCKHCEKESVNRSLLNLLTYPWIEEKVKKGILSVHGGYYDFVDCTFEKWTLDYKEDNLKEKNGRISVKSHLLWS from the exons atggCAATTCTGGCCCCGACCTCCTCCCTTTCAAAAGACTCGTACTCATTCTCGTTACATATTCAATCATCCACA ATCTTTGGTTCTAAGCTCAAATCAGGGGAATTTCAGCAGACCCGTTTCAGGTTATTCAGTAATTCCAA CAGTTATCCAGGTTTGACCATAAAGGCTTCCAGAGACTCCTTAGGGCTGACTCAAGAACTTAAGAGCAACAAACTGGAGAGAGTAGTGGAAACTGAAGATGGGAGCGATTTGTTTGAAGATATGAAACATCGGTTTCTTAGCTTCAAAAAGCATAAATATCT GGAAAACTTGGAACACTATCAAAATCTTGCAAAGGCTCAAGCACCAAAG TTCTTGGTGATTGGTTGTGCAGACTCTAGGGTCTGTCCCTCAACCATTCTGGGATTCCAGCCAGGAGAAGCATTTATGGTGCGCAACATTGCAAATTTGGTACCCCCATTTGAG agTGGACCCTCAGAAACAAATGCTGCACTAGAATTTTCTGTAAATTCTCTTGAA GTCAAAAACATATTGGTTGTTGGTCACAGCTGTTGTGGAGGCATTCGTGCTCTTATGAGTATGAATGATGAAGTAGACAAAAG CTTTATCCAAAGTTGGGTTGTCAATGGGAAGGATGCAAGGTTGTGGACAAAGGCTGCTGCCTCCAAGCTCAGCTTTGACCAGCAATGCAAACACTGTGAGAAG GAATCAGTCAACCGTTCGTTGTTAAACCTACTCACTTACCCTTGGATAGAAGAAAAGGTGAAGAAAGGCATTCTTTCTGTACATGGTGgttattatgattttgttgaCTGTACATTTGAGAAATGGACACTCGATTACAAGGAAGACAATTTGAAAGAGAAAAATGGCAGAATCTCAGTTAAAAGTCATTTACTTTGGAGCTGA